Genomic DNA from Gimesia aquarii:
CAGGCACGGTGTTCTTTGATTAACGCAGCGAACTTGGGATCGTTACTGAGATTCTTCCATTCATTGGGGTCCTGTTTCATGTCATAGAATTCTTCCGTACCATCAGCATAACGGATGTAGCGATAGTTCTCGGAACGCACCGCCGTATTGTTACGATTGTGTGAGGTAATGGCGGGCCACTTGCGGGGTGTGTTCGCGTCTTTTAATTGAGGGACCAATGAGTGGCCTTCCAACCCTGCTTTGGGAGGTAACTTACATAGCTGCAACAATGTGGGATAGATGTCCAACAGTTCGACTGGCTTGCTGCAAACAGCGCCTTCCGTAATGCCTGGTCCGGCAAAAATTAAGGGTACGCGAGTGGAACGATCCCACAGTGTGTTCTTGCCGGTGATCAGCTTCTCGCCGAGATGCCAACCATGATCGGACCAAATGACGATGATTGTGTTTTCAGCGAGATTGTTTTTCTCCAGTGCGTCCACCACACGGCCAACCTGGCTATCGACAAAACTGGTCGATGCGAGATAGGAACGAACCAGATTTTTCCACTGATTGGCTTCCTGCAGAAACTTGAATCGAGGTTCGGGGAGTTTCCAATGCAGGTACCAGGAAAAGCGAGGTGTGTCATCGCGGTCGTTTTCCAGGAGTGGTGGCAATTGCAAGGTCTCTTCAGGGTAGAGATCAAACCATTTTTGAGTCGCGTAGCAGGGAACGTGAGGCAGGAAAAAACCAGCCGAAAGAAAGAACGGTTCTTGAGGTTTTTTGTTTAACTGATCGACGGCCCAGGTTGCGACTTTCCAGTCTCCTTTGTCTTCATCTTTATGAGGAAAGGTACCCCAATCGACAAGCGGATGTGGGTTCGGCGTCTTGACCAGTTTTTTCGGAGGTTTGACACCAACTCCCGCGGGTGGACCCAGCACATTAAATTCCTGGTCTTTTTTCTTCCGTCCATAACCGCCATGATAAATCTTTCCTGTGCTATATGTTTTATAGCCATGCTGCTGAAGGTATTGAGGGAGCGTGACATGGTCTTTGAATTTATCAATCGTGCGGAACCAGGGGGCCAGTCCATACACTCCGGTTGTAGAAGGACGTAGCCCTGTCATCAGGCTGGTGCGCGAGGGATTACAAAGCGGTGATTGACAGTGTGCGTTATTAAACAAGGTACCTCTCGCCGCCACCCGATCAATATGCGGGGTTTTGATTTGAGGATGTCCCTTCAGACAACCAATCCAGTCGTTCTGGTCATCAATGGCAATAAACAGAATATTCGGCTTCTGTGCCGCCCAGAGCGGCGAACAAACAGACCAGATTACAACCATCGTCAGTAGCCATCGCATCAGAAGTACCTTTCAATGAACCTTCGAATATTCAACGCAATTTACTCATTTTCATCATACTGTGTCCCGTAGGAGAATGAAATCACCAGATTTATTTTCCATTCGGAGATCGTTTCAACGGGAAATTTTATCTGGATAACATAAACAAATATTGATATATTGGACGATAATCAAAGCAGACAATATCCTCAGGCTCAGGTAAAATGATGCTTTCGTTCACCGACCACCACAAGATTCATGGTCGACGCGAGTTCCTCCGGGTGGGAGGCTTAGCGTTGGGGGGGCTGACGCTGCCGGAGATCCTGTCGGCAAAAGCGCATGCTGCCGGTTCGGGGACGTTGCTGAAAAATAAATCGGTCATCTTCCTGTTTATGCATGGCGGACCCAGCCAGATCGAGACGTTTGATCCGAAGATGGATGCCCCCGCAAATATCCGCAGTGCCACTGGTGAAGTGACAACCAAAATTCCTGGTGTGACCTTTGGCGGGACTTTTCAGAAGCTGTCTCAACTGGCGGATCGAATGTCAATCGTGCGTTCTTATCGCACGGGCGACAGTCGCCATGACATCAAGCCGATTGTGCATAAAGACACGCTCGATGCAAATCTTGGTTCACTCTACTCGCGAGTGGTTGGTGCGAATCATCCCAAGAATGGAATGCCGACCAACGCAGTACTCTTCCCGCGGGCCATTGATGAGAAGATGATGCCCGCCATCACGAAGTTCGGTAAATTTGATTCACATGGTTCGATGGGCAGCGCTTATACGCCATTCGTTCCCGGTGCAGGTGGTGACCTGCAATCGAACATGAGTCTTTCCATTCCTCAAAATCGGCTCGATGATCGTAAATTGTTATTGTCAAACCTGGATCGTGCTCGCTGGGCAGCAGACAAAAGTGAATCCTTTACCGCGTCTTCGCATCTACAGCAACAGGCCTTCGATGTGATTATGGGAGGTGTTTCCAAAGCCTTCGATTTATCTAAGGAAGATCCCAAAGTCGTCGCACGTTATGATACCGCACCACTGGTCAAGCCAGATCAAATTGACAAACGCTGGAAGAATTATGAACGCTATGTCGTTAATGCGCAATCACTGGGAAAACTGCTATTAATGGCACGTCGCCTTTGCGAAGCCGGTTGTGGTTTTGTAACGATCACGACGAATTTTGTGTGGGACATGCATGGAGACAAAAATAATGCTGGTGTTGCAGAAGGTATGGACTACATGGGAGTTCCCTTCGATCATGCCGTTTCTGCTTTCATGGAAGATGTACATGACCGCGGGCTCAGTGATGACATTCTGTTGGTCTGTTCTGGAGAAATGGGGCGCACTCCGAAGTTGAATAAAAATGGCGGCCGCGATCACTGGGGAAATTTATCACCTTTGATGCTGTCAGGCGGTGGTTTAAATATGGGGCAGGTCATCGGACAGTCCACACGTCATGCCAGCGAACCACAGACCGAACCGATCGAACGTAAAGATCTCGTCACGAGTATCATGCATACTCTGTTCGATCTGGGTGAACTTCGCATTACCCGTGGCGTACCAAGCGAAATTATCCAGGTTGCCTCTGCTGGTAAGGTTATTCCAGGACTTTTTTAGTAGCCGTGCTATTTTTTGAGTGCGGCACTCAACTTTTCTTTCATGCCCAGCCATTTTGTATCCGAAGCGACAAGCAGACCATCAGGGCCGATGAGGAAATACGTGGGAACCGAGCTGATCGCCAGTTGGCGTGCCATGTCAGATTCGTCACCAAGGTAGTTTTGCGACCAGTTCCAACCACCTTGCTCTACGAGGGTCTTTGCTTTAGAAGGATCTTTATCGATATTCAATCCTACGAGTGTAATCGGCTTATCTGAGAGACTGTTTATGGTGGCCTGAATATCTGGCATCGTTTGGAGACAGGGTACGCACCAACTAGCCCAGACATGCATCAAGACGTAGCGTCCTTCCATATCTTTGATAATATGTTCTCGACCGGTTGTGTCTGAGAATTTGTAAATCTGCATGTTCGCACCTACGCGTGGACCGACCCGACACGCCACTTCAATATTGCCAAGATCTTTCATTCCCGAAGCAATATCGGATGAAGTAACGTTGATCGTGACAACTTTTTCACCAACCGTTTCAACAAGGCACCCCGCGGGCTGTTCGTATAATCGCAACACAAGGTCATAAACTCCCGGGGGTACTCCATTGATTTGGAGCCGACCATTGGGTGCTAACTTTACAAAGTAATAAGGCCGAGTTCTCAACCAATCGTAACGGTTTGGATCCAGGAACCAGGATGCCTGGACGGGTCCAGTCGGGTTAAAGCTCAGATTTAGAAAATCTTTTGGTAATTTGAGACCACCATCGCGTCGAATCAGATAATTAAGTGACCAGTTCTTATTCAGAACTGCTTCGCCACGGCCTGTTGCTACAACTTTGCCAGTGACGGTAGTTCCCTTTCCACCTAGAGTGAGCGTTTTATTTTCGCCCGGTTGTAGGTCCAGAGGAATTGCCTGACTGGATGTTAATAGTGAATCTCTCCAGGGACCGAGATATGCTTGTATGCTTCCCGCGATTGGGGGCAGACGTTTGAATTCAAATCGGCCATCTGCATCTGTACGAGCACTATAGGAATCCTGGAATCGGGGTTCCCCCAGCTTTCCATCCCGCACTGGACGAAAATAGATCCATTGTTCGGGGACAGGCTTCCCATCTTGCAATAACCTGCCCGAAACTTTGGCCCAGGGTTGCAACTGAATCGTGCCGATTTTCTCATCTGGTTTTCGAAGCACTTCAGCGAAACCAATGTCGTGAATGACGCGAACGCGGATTGGTTCGAATGTAGCCGCCAGTTGAAATCGCCCCTCGTTGGATGTCTTGATTTGTTGTCCACTCCATTCGAGCTTGTTGTTGTTTATATGCGGCACGATGCTAGGTGTGCCCTGGACCACGATCGCAGAAGGTACAGGATTTCCATTCTTGTCTACAACATAACCTTTGCGTGCTTTAGCTGGTTCCAGAGAAAAGTTTTGCGTAACGCGACTATCTCCCAGAGCGAACGAGTTTTCACTCATCGCCGAACGATAACCGTCGGCATCAATTCGAATTTGGTGACGACGATCATACATACCATCATTCAGCTTGATTTCATAAAGGCCATTATCACCTGGAACCGAGCGATCAAACGAGGTAGATAAAAATTGGGGACGGAAGACGATCACAGGAACAGCACGAAATTCTTTGATTGGTTTTCCAGTTTCAGCATCTGTGACTTTACCGGAAGCGATCAGGAGCGGAGCGAGTTTGATAACATGTTCTGCTTCCGTGGCAGCTAATGTCACAGTTTTTGAAGCATTTTTCTTTGCATAAATCTCATAAGTTACAGCATCGTCGGGAGCCCAGTCCCACTCATACACACCCTTCTCATCAGAATGAACGGGTATCCGAGAATTGAGAACATTGGGGTGTCGGTGATTATAAAGCGATTCGACACCGCGCCACTTCCCCAGGCTGATCCTGGCCTTGGGAACGGGTTTTCCGTTGGAGTCCACGATCTTCAGTGTAAGACGTTTTCCAGGTTTCATTTCGAAAGAAAGTGGTTCCATCGATTTGGTGGCATTGACGATTTGGCGTACCGGCATAAATCCCGGAGCGACGACTGTGATGGGATGTTTTCCTGGTGGGAGCGGAATGGTTTCGAAATGTCCTTTGTTATCAATCTCAACTTCATGAACTGTGGAGCCATAGTAGGGTTCGTCGTGCCAGATAATCAATCCCTTTGTCACCGGATCACCGGCAGTGTCGATGACAGCACCACGAATCGAAACGCCAGGAGACAGCACTATTTTGGCACTTCCGTCTCGCAGCATTGCCGATGTCAATTTTTGCTGGTCCTGCAATTCTCCCCATTCTGAATCACTAATGTAATCTTGATGTGTAAATTTGAGGCGGAACTCATGGTCTTCACCGGCAGGTTTAACTGGAGCATTTCTGATGTTCCATTTTCCCATTTTATCTGTGATCGCCGTTGTCTCTTTGTAATCGTTATCAGTCAAATATGTACTAATGATGGGTTTTGGGTTTACCGTCCACTTTGGTTCGGGTGATGTTACTTTGACATCGACGAGCACATCAGGAATTGGCTGATTATTTTCGTCGACAACGGTGCCACTTAATTCGGTTCCTCGAGCCAGTTGAAATTCAAAATGGCTGGGAATCCGCTTGCCTTGATCATGAGTGCCTTGAGCGAAATTAACAAATTCAGGTACATGACCAAACTGACCAGCCCACAGTCGAAGGATGTGTAGCCGACGTGGAATATTGAGATTCACAACACCGTCTGAATTCGTAACATGGTCTGAGTTGGGTGAACGTGCCCCCTTAAAATCATCGAGATACCAGAGAGACCTATGTAACTTGGCGCCTTTAAGTGGTTTGCCATTTTCGTCACGAATCGAAATGGTCATTGTGCGGGTTTCTTTATCAGTGCTTTCTTGTGGAACGACTTTCTCAGAAACCGATTTTGACTCGTCTGGTTCGATTTTTGCTACTTCTGCCACTTCGATTGACGTTTCGTTGTCCACGACGAGGGAATTCTTTGATGGCTCATCCTGAGATCGCAGACGCATTGATCCAATGATCGCGACAATGACCATTGCCGCTACCAAAAGTCTGCGCGCTGCGTTTGGTGAAAGTGAAATATGACTGCGCGCAAGATCAAGGAGTGCTAAAATGCGATGTTCTACGTGGGCACGGTGTGACATCCCAATAGCTGTAGTGCAGTTTTGATGCTGATAAGATCTTGCGACATCTAACAAAACATCGGCATAGTCCGTCGGTCGCTGTCCACTGGCAACCACAAGGTCATCGCAGGCCAGCTCCTGGAGTTTACGCATTTGAAGCAGGCCAATCCAGCAAATGGGGTTAAACCAGAATAATGCACAGACGAAGCCCGCGATGGATTGAGTCAGTATGTCATGTCTTTTCGCGTGTGCTAATTCATGTAACAAAACGAGTTGGCAACGCGCCGAGTTCCAAAGAACGGCATCTTTTGGCAGTAAAACAATCGTGCGAAAGATGCCGGTCACCATTGGTGATTGTGTACCGTCGAGTCTTCGTAGTTCAATACTTCTGTGGAATCCGAGAGATTGCGCAGCATCCGCCGCGGCGCGTGTCCACTCTAGCTTGTCAACCAGAGTGCTACGACGCAGGGTACGCGCCAGTAACCATTGAAGCCAGACAGTTCTCAACAGACAGAAAAAAATACCGCCAACCCAAACGAGGATCATGACTAGATTCCAGGAAATTTCAAACGTACCAGGTTCTTTTACCGGTATGGAATGATTTACGTGTTGCAATTCGGTTGAAATTACTGCTTTCTGTGGACGAACCGGTTCCCACTCCGATGGAGTTGGTGCAGCATGAGAAAATTGAAAATTGTGCGGCTTCATCGGTTCATCAGAAAGCACAGTGGTGTCTCCACTGGCTGGATTTACGTTACGATTGAAATTCGCGGTGTTGCTGGTCGCGGTTCCATCATAATTCAACTGAGCAACCCAGGAACGCGGCAGAATGGCTAATGACCATGATGGTGAAAAAACAGTGATGATGGGAATCACAAGGCATCCGCAAAATGCCAACGTCCATAGTCGATGGAGTACCGCTGCGGATCGTGTTTTCATCAGGCAAGCAAATACCAAAGTCGCCATGAGTAACACAAAACACTTGATAGTCGTATCAATCAGCAAGAACGAAATCACGTTGTCGGTGAGACCGAAAATAGAAAAACCATTACTGCTCATTAGAAATAGACCGT
This window encodes:
- a CDS encoding sulfatase, which gives rise to MRWLLTMVVIWSVCSPLWAAQKPNILFIAIDDQNDWIGCLKGHPQIKTPHIDRVAARGTLFNNAHCQSPLCNPSRTSLMTGLRPSTTGVYGLAPWFRTIDKFKDHVTLPQYLQQHGYKTYSTGKIYHGGYGRKKKDQEFNVLGPPAGVGVKPPKKLVKTPNPHPLVDWGTFPHKDEDKGDWKVATWAVDQLNKKPQEPFFLSAGFFLPHVPCYATQKWFDLYPEETLQLPPLLENDRDDTPRFSWYLHWKLPEPRFKFLQEANQWKNLVRSYLASTSFVDSQVGRVVDALEKNNLAENTIIVIWSDHGWHLGEKLITGKNTLWDRSTRVPLIFAGPGITEGAVCSKPVELLDIYPTLLQLCKLPPKAGLEGHSLVPQLKDANTPRKWPAITSHNRNNTAVRSENYRYIRYADGTEEFYDMKQDPNEWKNLSNDPKFAALIKEHRAWLPTINEKPAPGSKHRILRYENGKANWEEVDIKDGDPIPEL
- a CDS encoding DUF1501 domain-containing protein; the protein is MMLSFTDHHKIHGRREFLRVGGLALGGLTLPEILSAKAHAAGSGTLLKNKSVIFLFMHGGPSQIETFDPKMDAPANIRSATGEVTTKIPGVTFGGTFQKLSQLADRMSIVRSYRTGDSRHDIKPIVHKDTLDANLGSLYSRVVGANHPKNGMPTNAVLFPRAIDEKMMPAITKFGKFDSHGSMGSAYTPFVPGAGGDLQSNMSLSIPQNRLDDRKLLLSNLDRARWAADKSESFTASSHLQQQAFDVIMGGVSKAFDLSKEDPKVVARYDTAPLVKPDQIDKRWKNYERYVVNAQSLGKLLLMARRLCEAGCGFVTITTNFVWDMHGDKNNAGVAEGMDYMGVPFDHAVSAFMEDVHDRGLSDDILLVCSGEMGRTPKLNKNGGRDHWGNLSPLMLSGGGLNMGQVIGQSTRHASEPQTEPIERKDLVTSIMHTLFDLGELRITRGVPSEIIQVASAGKVIPGLF
- a CDS encoding M56 family metallopeptidase — translated: MNHGLFLMSSNGFSIFGLTDNVISFLLIDTTIKCFVLLMATLVFACLMKTRSAAVLHRLWTLAFCGCLVIPIITVFSPSWSLAILPRSWVAQLNYDGTATSNTANFNRNVNPASGDTTVLSDEPMKPHNFQFSHAAPTPSEWEPVRPQKAVISTELQHVNHSIPVKEPGTFEISWNLVMILVWVGGIFFCLLRTVWLQWLLARTLRRSTLVDKLEWTRAAADAAQSLGFHRSIELRRLDGTQSPMVTGIFRTIVLLPKDAVLWNSARCQLVLLHELAHAKRHDILTQSIAGFVCALFWFNPICWIGLLQMRKLQELACDDLVVASGQRPTDYADVLLDVARSYQHQNCTTAIGMSHRAHVEHRILALLDLARSHISLSPNAARRLLVAAMVIVAIIGSMRLRSQDEPSKNSLVVDNETSIEVAEVAKIEPDESKSVSEKVVPQESTDKETRTMTISIRDENGKPLKGAKLHRSLWYLDDFKGARSPNSDHVTNSDGVVNLNIPRRLHILRLWAGQFGHVPEFVNFAQGTHDQGKRIPSHFEFQLARGTELSGTVVDENNQPIPDVLVDVKVTSPEPKWTVNPKPIISTYLTDNDYKETTAITDKMGKWNIRNAPVKPAGEDHEFRLKFTHQDYISDSEWGELQDQQKLTSAMLRDGSAKIVLSPGVSIRGAVIDTAGDPVTKGLIIWHDEPYYGSTVHEVEIDNKGHFETIPLPPGKHPITVVAPGFMPVRQIVNATKSMEPLSFEMKPGKRLTLKIVDSNGKPVPKARISLGKWRGVESLYNHRHPNVLNSRIPVHSDEKGVYEWDWAPDDAVTYEIYAKKNASKTVTLAATEAEHVIKLAPLLIASGKVTDAETGKPIKEFRAVPVIVFRPQFLSTSFDRSVPGDNGLYEIKLNDGMYDRRHQIRIDADGYRSAMSENSFALGDSRVTQNFSLEPAKARKGYVVDKNGNPVPSAIVVQGTPSIVPHINNNKLEWSGQQIKTSNEGRFQLAATFEPIRVRVIHDIGFAEVLRKPDEKIGTIQLQPWAKVSGRLLQDGKPVPEQWIYFRPVRDGKLGEPRFQDSYSARTDADGRFEFKRLPPIAGSIQAYLGPWRDSLLTSSQAIPLDLQPGENKTLTLGGKGTTVTGKVVATGRGEAVLNKNWSLNYLIRRDGGLKLPKDFLNLSFNPTGPVQASWFLDPNRYDWLRTRPYYFVKLAPNGRLQINGVPPGVYDLVLRLYEQPAGCLVETVGEKVVTINVTSSDIASGMKDLGNIEVACRVGPRVGANMQIYKFSDTTGREHIIKDMEGRYVLMHVWASWCVPCLQTMPDIQATINSLSDKPITLVGLNIDKDPSKAKTLVEQGGWNWSQNYLGDESDMARQLAISSVPTYFLIGPDGLLVASDTKWLGMKEKLSAALKK